In the Clostridium beijerinckii genome, one interval contains:
- a CDS encoding response regulator, with product MRILIAEDDYVNRRFLFKFFSQYGDCDMVVNGEEAVQAFMFSVEEKDPYDVVCLDIMMPKLDGLKALKMINSIEKEKQITYENLSKKFVITALDNAKDVQNAFELGCEVYVTKPINTDKLIEVMKKLNLDIDDEK from the coding sequence ATGAGAATTCTTATTGCGGAAGATGATTATGTAAATAGACGGTTTTTATTTAAGTTTTTTTCACAATATGGCGATTGCGATATGGTAGTTAACGGAGAGGAAGCTGTCCAGGCATTTATGTTTTCAGTGGAGGAGAAAGATCCATATGATGTTGTATGTCTTGACATAATGATGCCAAAGTTAGATGGGTTAAAAGCACTGAAGATGATTAATTCAATTGAGAAAGAAAAACAAATAACCTATGAAAATTTGTCTAAAAAGTTTGTGATTACGGCCTTAGATAATGCAAAAGATGTTCAAAATGCTTTTGAACTAGGGTGTGAAGTGTATGTAACTAAGCCAATAAATACTGATAAATTAATTGAAGTTATGAAGAAATTAAATTTAGATATAGATGATGAAAAATAA
- a CDS encoding hybrid sensor histidine kinase/response regulator, whose amino-acid sequence MINDIRVLIIEDSKASLNFEVAQLKRSGFNVDYEQIENAEDLRKALNCKEWDIILSDHVMPNFNSIEALKILNETKLDIPFIIVSGEIGEETAVEAMRAGCKDYIMKDKMARLGMVVKRELKDLHERVERKRVEEEMRNLLIRSKEEAEAANKAKSNFLANMSHEIRTPLNGVIGMIELTLMNSELKDELRENLLIAKDSAYSLINIVNAILNFSKSEAGKMELRESNFNLKNLIYNTLKIYSYDVRKKGITLEYKDSDEIPDLLYGDSEKLQQILNNLISNAIKFTDEGIISLIIKKEQIIGEKVILRFLVKDTGIGISEEDKNLLFKSFSQLNNSYSREYNGTGLGLAFSKQLVEILGGGICVESHMGLGSTFSFTAAFRLVKRGKVNINSHELQEKRNFENSNEINRSTELNTELRRLVEKMDEANNDLIKIEKIAEIINNSIVISKFDELVMMGFKLKANARRGNEEKVKVTFEQLREHIISLMHI is encoded by the coding sequence ATGATAAATGATATTAGAGTTTTGATAATAGAAGATTCAAAAGCCTCTTTGAATTTTGAGGTAGCACAACTTAAAAGAAGTGGTTTCAATGTAGACTATGAGCAAATAGAAAATGCAGAAGATTTAAGAAAGGCGTTAAATTGTAAGGAGTGGGACATAATTCTATCTGATCATGTAATGCCAAATTTTAATTCTATTGAAGCATTGAAAATATTAAATGAAACAAAGTTAGATATACCATTTATTATAGTATCAGGTGAAATTGGGGAGGAGACAGCTGTTGAAGCCATGCGTGCTGGATGCAAGGATTATATCATGAAGGATAAAATGGCACGTCTTGGAATGGTTGTAAAAAGAGAACTTAAGGATTTGCATGAAAGAGTTGAGAGAAAAAGAGTAGAGGAAGAGATGAGAAATCTTCTTATAAGGTCAAAGGAAGAAGCAGAAGCAGCAAATAAAGCAAAAAGCAATTTTCTTGCAAATATGAGTCATGAGATAAGGACGCCACTTAATGGTGTTATAGGGATGATTGAGCTTACATTAATGAATAGTGAGTTAAAAGATGAATTGAGAGAAAATCTTCTAATTGCGAAAGATAGTGCTTATTCATTGATTAATATTGTGAATGCGATACTGAATTTTTCAAAATCAGAAGCAGGAAAAATGGAATTGAGGGAATCGAATTTTAATCTTAAAAATTTGATATATAACACACTTAAAATCTATTCATACGATGTAAGAAAAAAAGGAATTACCCTAGAATACAAAGATTCAGATGAAATTCCGGATTTATTGTATGGAGATTCTGAAAAGTTACAACAAATACTTAATAATTTGATAAGCAATGCAATAAAATTCACAGATGAAGGAATAATTTCATTAATAATAAAAAAAGAGCAGATAATAGGGGAAAAGGTTATTTTAAGGTTTTTAGTTAAAGATACAGGAATAGGAATTAGTGAAGAAGATAAGAATTTATTATTTAAAAGTTTTAGTCAATTAAATAATTCTTATTCCCGTGAATATAATGGAACTGGATTAGGACTTGCATTTTCAAAACAATTGGTTGAAATATTGGGGGGAGGGATTTGCGTTGAAAGTCATATGGGACTAGGAAGCACATTTAGTTTTACAGCGGCTTTCAGACTAGTAAAGAGAGGAAAAGTGAATATTAATTCACATGAATTACAAGAGAAAAGAAATTTCGAAAATTCGAATGAAATAAATAGAAGCACAGAGTTAAACACAGAATTAAGAAGATTAGTTGAAAAAATGGATGAGGCAAATAATGATCTAATCAAAATTGAGAAGATAGCAGAGATTATAAATAACTCTATAGTTATTTCTAAATTTGATGAACTAGTGATGATGGGATTTAAGTTAAAAGCAAATGCACGAAGGGGAAATGAGGAAAAAGTAAAAGTGACTTTTGAGCAATTGAGAGAACACATTATTAGTCTAATGCATATATAA
- a CDS encoding methyl-accepting chemotaxis protein, giving the protein MKWFKNMKIGLKILLGFLFAAFIAGITGIYCISNINKISDLDTKLYDKMTQPLGDVIEVSNDFNNIRANTRDILLSDNTGEIQDYISGIKDNSDKFDYSLNKLSETTLTIEGKKAIEEIKVSKSEYMNLISKITQLKNQNKNQEAINILYSEGKPVLEKLQSNLKTYTDLKLKIAKETSDGNSKTADNTTLLTAIILIIGVILSILTGVFISLSISRPVNKIIRIADKIADGDFNISVNIESKDEIGLLALSFKRMAEKLNNTICNINSATEQVSAGAKQVSDSSVALSEGAMEQASSIEELTASIEEISAQTKMNAENSTNANEIAVSAKINAQEGYEQMKAMKIAVEDINNASTSIYKIIKVIDEIAFQTNILALNAAVEAARAGQHGKGFAVVAEEVRNLAARSAKAAKETAEMIEGAIRKAEMGTKIAKQTSEALNKIVEDTVKVAEFINQIAVASNEQAEGISQINQGVIQISAVVQTNSATAEESASASEELASQAEMLKDQVSKFKLRQTKSCLVNNSIKNIDFDMM; this is encoded by the coding sequence ATGAAATGGTTCAAAAATATGAAAATAGGTTTAAAAATACTTCTGGGATTCTTATTTGCAGCTTTCATTGCAGGTATTACGGGGATATATTGCATTTCTAATATAAATAAAATTAGTGATCTTGATACTAAATTATATGATAAAATGACTCAGCCATTGGGAGATGTTATTGAGGTTTCAAATGACTTTAATAATATAAGAGCTAATACTAGAGACATTTTGCTTTCAGATAATACAGGGGAAATTCAAGATTATATTAGTGGAATTAAGGACAATAGCGATAAGTTTGATTATAGCTTAAATAAATTGTCAGAAACAACATTAACTATTGAAGGAAAAAAGGCTATTGAGGAGATAAAGGTTTCTAAATCAGAATATATGAATCTTATAAGTAAAATAACTCAACTAAAGAATCAAAATAAAAATCAAGAAGCAATTAATATTTTATATTCAGAGGGAAAACCAGTTTTAGAAAAGTTACAGTCAAATTTAAAAACATATACAGATTTAAAACTAAAGATAGCTAAAGAAACTTCGGATGGTAATAGCAAAACAGCAGATAACACAACATTATTAACAGCAATAATATTAATTATAGGAGTAATTTTATCAATACTAACAGGAGTATTTATCTCTTTATCTATAAGTAGACCAGTTAATAAGATAATAAGAATAGCAGATAAAATTGCAGATGGAGACTTCAATATAAGTGTTAATATAGAGAGCAAAGATGAGATCGGATTATTGGCTCTTTCTTTTAAAAGAATGGCTGAAAAATTAAATAATACTATCTGCAATATAAATTCAGCAACAGAACAAGTTTCAGCAGGGGCAAAACAAGTTTCTGATTCAAGTGTAGCACTTTCAGAAGGGGCTATGGAACAGGCTAGCTCCATTGAAGAATTAACAGCATCTATTGAAGAGATATCTGCCCAAACAAAAATGAATGCAGAGAACTCCACAAATGCTAATGAAATTGCTGTTAGCGCAAAAATAAATGCTCAAGAAGGATATGAGCAAATGAAAGCAATGAAAATAGCGGTAGAAGATATAAACAATGCTTCAACAAGTATATATAAGATTATAAAAGTTATTGATGAAATTGCATTTCAAACTAATATTTTAGCTTTAAATGCGGCGGTTGAAGCGGCAAGGGCTGGACAGCATGGAAAAGGTTTTGCAGTGGTTGCAGAGGAAGTTAGAAATCTGGCAGCAAGATCTGCAAAAGCTGCAAAGGAAACTGCAGAGATGATTGAGGGCGCTATTAGAAAGGCAGAAATGGGAACTAAGATAGCAAAACAGACATCTGAAGCACTAAATAAAATTGTAGAAGATACTGTGAAGGTTGCTGAATTCATAAATCAAATAGCAGTAGCTTCAAATGAACAGGCAGAAGGAATATCTCAAATTAATCAAGGAGTTATTCAGATATCAGCAGTAGTGCAAACTAATTCAGCGACAGCAGAAGAAAGTGCATCTGCAAGCGAAGAGTTGGCATCTCAAGCAGAGATGTTGAAAGATCAAGTTTCAAAATTTAAATTAAGGCAAACTAAAAGCTGTTTAGTAAATAATTCAATTAAAAACATAGATTTTGATATGATGTAA
- a CDS encoding chemotaxis protein CheW, whose product MNTNIINDNADMEEDTQKGKYLTFILDDESYGIGINNVTEIIGIQPITLVPELPDYIRGIINLRGKIIPVMDVRLRFKKDFREYNDRTCIIVIDINDLSIGLIVDSVSEVLIIPDQDIVPPPNLSKVSNKYIKGIGKIDNQVKLILDCNKLINDEDAETLNNIEQ is encoded by the coding sequence ATGAATACAAACATAATTAATGATAATGCAGATATGGAAGAAGATACTCAGAAGGGAAAATACCTCACATTTATACTTGATGATGAATCTTATGGTATAGGAATAAATAATGTTACAGAGATTATTGGAATACAACCTATAACTTTGGTTCCAGAACTTCCAGATTATATAAGAGGAATTATTAATTTAAGAGGAAAAATAATTCCGGTGATGGATGTGAGATTAAGATTTAAGAAGGATTTTAGGGAGTATAATGATAGGACTTGTATAATCGTAATAGATATTAATGACTTATCAATAGGTCTTATTGTTGATAGTGTTTCTGAGGTTCTAATAATACCAGATCAAGACATTGTACCTCCACCTAATCTAAGCAAAGTTAGCAATAAGTACATAAAGGGGATAGGAAAAATAGATAATCAAGTTAAGTTGATTTTAGATTGTAATAAGTTAATAAACGATGAGGATGCTGAAACCCTAAATAACATTGAACAATAG
- a CDS encoding methyl-accepting chemotaxis protein, whose amino-acid sequence MFEVSNLKIKNKIGLIFTGIIAMEIALFAAFNIGVGNVADIKEMRINMIIILLFSIIITVIMGLLLINFIYKHIRKINNIARKIANGEFDEDIQVDFIDEFGDLANSLKQIQKNINNLIDDSNLIEDCIKKGNFDIALDLSKYSGAWGNVHRKSLATMNVFIKNIRATSHYIEKISKGEFNEKYTREEIGSFNVIKISINKLIDNLNNVMENIHWFKESFRLGNTRDKIDATKFQGSYKEMLECINDTTWISIEVFIKLFAVLKSYSKGDFTAELEKFPGRYGLVNEHIEDLRNNLLNISKEQINIANEIKSGNLAKRIDSSKFNGSWAKMIDGINDVIDAFVEPINITADYVKRISNGDVPEKIKNEYQGEFNKIKNNLNTLIDTLNLFVKEVNWMNDTFKLGNTRDRIDVSKFDGVYRQMAQSVNDGMWISIDVLIKIFAVLKSYSEGDFSVELEKLSGRYGIANESLHGLKSNILKVVDEQIMVLSAAAEGNLDIRGESEKYTGSFKELISIINKAVDAFAKPIGEIKSVLEEMSKGNLNVRIENSYKGDYGNIMNALNLSVQEINQVLTDINISANEVASASIQVSNASQNLSQASAEQASAVEEVTASLSEIGEQTKLNAISANEANELATKATTNAINGNTEMSTMLKAMNEINEASENISKIIKVIDEIAFQTNILALNAAVEAARAGQHGKGFAVVAEEVRNLAGRSANAAKETTALIEGSIRKVNSGTQIANNTAESLNSIVKDISSTSEIVRKIAASCNEQATAVSQINEAIEQISRVTQINSATSEETASSSEEMSSQAETLKQRVAQFNLKKRSSNKIFLDSIEEKEASRLENAIEEREFGQTSNIRKKISINLDDTEFGKY is encoded by the coding sequence ATGTTTGAGGTAAGTAATCTGAAAATAAAAAATAAAATTGGGTTAATATTTACAGGTATTATAGCTATGGAAATTGCTTTGTTTGCCGCATTTAATATCGGAGTGGGAAACGTGGCAGATATAAAAGAAATGCGAATTAATATGATAATAATATTACTGTTTTCTATAATAATCACAGTAATCATGGGATTATTACTAATAAATTTCATCTACAAACATATAAGAAAAATTAATAATATTGCAAGGAAAATTGCTAACGGAGAATTTGACGAAGATATACAGGTGGATTTTATTGATGAATTCGGGGATTTAGCTAATTCACTTAAACAGATACAAAAAAATATAAATAATCTGATCGATGATTCTAATTTAATTGAAGATTGCATTAAAAAAGGTAATTTTGATATAGCTTTAGATTTATCAAAATACTCAGGGGCATGGGGAAATGTACATAGGAAGAGTTTAGCAACAATGAATGTGTTTATAAAGAATATTAGAGCAACTTCACATTACATAGAAAAGATAAGTAAAGGAGAATTCAATGAGAAATACACTAGGGAGGAAATAGGATCATTTAATGTTATAAAAATAAGCATTAATAAACTTATAGATAATCTCAATAATGTAATGGAAAATATTCATTGGTTCAAAGAAAGCTTTAGATTAGGGAATACAAGAGATAAAATAGATGCTACAAAATTTCAAGGCTCTTATAAAGAAATGTTGGAATGTATTAATGATACTACATGGATATCGATAGAAGTATTTATTAAGTTATTTGCAGTGCTTAAATCATATTCAAAAGGAGATTTTACAGCTGAGCTTGAAAAATTCCCAGGAAGGTATGGATTAGTAAATGAGCATATAGAAGACTTAAGAAATAATTTATTAAATATATCTAAGGAACAGATTAATATAGCCAATGAAATTAAATCAGGAAATTTAGCAAAAAGGATAGATTCATCCAAGTTTAATGGATCATGGGCTAAAATGATTGATGGAATTAATGATGTAATTGATGCGTTTGTTGAACCTATTAATATCACAGCTGATTACGTGAAAAGGATAAGTAATGGGGATGTACCAGAAAAGATTAAAAATGAATACCAAGGTGAATTTAATAAGATAAAGAACAATCTGAATACATTAATTGATACTTTAAATTTATTTGTTAAAGAAGTTAATTGGATGAATGATACATTTAAATTAGGTAATACAAGAGATAGAATAGATGTTTCAAAATTCGATGGGGTATATAGGCAAATGGCTCAAAGTGTTAATGATGGAATGTGGATATCTATAGATGTATTAATAAAAATATTTGCAGTATTAAAATCTTATTCAGAAGGAGATTTCTCAGTTGAGCTTGAAAAATTGTCTGGAAGATACGGAATTGCAAATGAAAGTCTGCATGGATTAAAATCTAATATTCTTAAAGTTGTCGATGAACAAATAATGGTTCTTTCAGCAGCGGCTGAAGGAAATTTAGATATTAGAGGTGAAAGTGAAAAATATACAGGAAGCTTTAAAGAACTCATAAGTATAATAAATAAAGCTGTTGATGCTTTTGCTAAGCCAATAGGAGAAATAAAAAGTGTTTTAGAAGAGATGTCAAAAGGTAATCTCAATGTTCGCATTGAGAATTCTTATAAAGGTGATTATGGAAATATAATGAACGCTTTAAATTTATCTGTACAAGAAATTAATCAAGTACTTACTGATATAAATATATCAGCAAATGAGGTGGCTTCGGCATCGATACAAGTCTCAAATGCAAGCCAAAACCTATCGCAAGCATCTGCGGAACAAGCAAGTGCTGTGGAGGAAGTAACTGCTTCGCTTTCAGAGATAGGAGAACAAACAAAATTAAATGCTATAAGTGCTAATGAAGCTAATGAGCTGGCTACAAAAGCAACAACGAATGCTATTAATGGAAATACAGAAATGAGTACTATGCTAAAGGCTATGAATGAGATTAATGAAGCATCTGAAAATATTTCTAAAATAATAAAAGTGATAGATGAAATAGCTTTCCAAACTAATATATTGGCTCTTAACGCAGCGGTAGAAGCCGCAAGGGCAGGACAGCATGGAAAGGGGTTTGCGGTAGTTGCTGAAGAGGTTAGAAATCTTGCAGGTAGAAGTGCAAATGCGGCTAAAGAAACAACAGCTTTGATAGAAGGGTCAATAAGAAAAGTGAATTCTGGAACTCAAATAGCTAACAATACAGCAGAATCACTAAATTCAATAGTTAAAGATATCAGTAGTACTTCTGAGATAGTAAGAAAAATAGCAGCATCTTGTAACGAACAGGCAACTGCAGTATCACAAATAAATGAAGCGATTGAACAAATATCGAGAGTTACTCAGATAAATTCTGCGACATCCGAAGAAACTGCCTCTTCGAGTGAAGAAATGTCTAGCCAGGCAGAAACTTTGAAACAAAGGGTTGCTCAATTCAATCTAAAAAAGAGAAGTTCAAATAAAATATTTTTAGACAGCATAGAAGAAAAGGAAGCATCAAGGCTAGAAAATGCCATAGAGGAGAGAGAATTTGGACAAACATCTAATATAAGAAAAAAAATTAGTATTAATTTAGATGACACAGAGTTTGGAAAGTATTAG
- a CDS encoding response regulator: MKRVLVVDDAEFMRLALKSILQNCGFEIIGEADTGIKAVKLYNLLKPDIVTMDLTMPELGGVEAIKIIKSIDENAKIIVISSLSHEIQVKEAMLAGAISFIVKPFREDIVSKQLLNIERNIRK; this comes from the coding sequence ATGAAAAGAGTTTTAGTAGTAGATGATGCGGAATTTATGAGACTCGCTTTAAAATCTATTTTACAAAATTGCGGATTTGAGATCATAGGTGAAGCTGATACTGGTATAAAGGCCGTAAAACTATATAATTTATTAAAACCAGATATTGTGACAATGGATTTGACCATGCCAGAACTTGGGGGAGTAGAGGCAATAAAGATCATTAAGTCAATAGATGAAAATGCAAAGATTATAGTAATTTCGTCATTATCGCATGAAATCCAAGTTAAGGAGGCTATGCTAGCAGGAGCTATATCTTTTATAGTAAAACCTTTCAGGGAGGACATTGTATCTAAACAACTATTAAATATTGAAAGAAATATTAGAAAATAA
- a CDS encoding response regulator: MTRVIIAEDQKLLRESFKNIIENNSDIKVVACATNGNEAYNLCKEYMPDVVLMDLSMPICNGTEATKLIKAELPSVKVLVLTASNDKSDVTDAISNGADGYILKDISTEELILSIKSTSLGLGIITKDILSPMILNLRKENKKAKKKIIDINGINISLTERELKIVSMIVDGKDNKEIASSLFIAEGTVKNIITEIISKLSLRDRTQLAVYAVKNGLV; this comes from the coding sequence ATGACAAGAGTAATTATTGCAGAAGACCAGAAACTTTTACGAGAAAGTTTTAAAAACATAATTGAAAATAACAGTGATATAAAAGTTGTAGCTTGCGCTACTAATGGAAATGAAGCTTATAATCTATGTAAAGAATATATGCCTGATGTTGTTTTAATGGATCTGTCTATGCCTATATGTAATGGTACGGAAGCTACAAAACTAATAAAAGCAGAACTTCCATCAGTTAAGGTACTAGTTTTAACTGCATCTAATGATAAATCTGATGTCACAGATGCTATAAGTAATGGTGCTGACGGATATATCTTAAAAGATATAAGTACTGAGGAACTTATACTATCTATAAAAAGCACCTCACTAGGGCTTGGCATAATTACTAAAGATATCTTAAGTCCTATGATATTAAATCTGCGTAAAGAAAATAAAAAAGCTAAGAAAAAAATTATTGATATTAATGGTATAAATATCTCATTAACTGAAAGAGAACTAAAAATAGTATCTATGATTGTTGATGGAAAAGATAATAAAGAAATTGCATCATCTTTATTTATTGCTGAAGGTACTGTTAAAAATATTATTACAGAAATAATTTCAAAGCTTAGTTTAAGAGATCGTACTCAACTTGCAGTTTATGCTGTAAAAAATGGACTAGTATAA
- a CDS encoding protein-glutamate methylesterase/protein-glutamine glutaminase, which translates to MRSIRVLIVDDSIVFREAISRGISTAPNIEVVGKAVDPYDARDKLLELNPDVMICDVQMPKLNGVEFIKRLLPQYKIPIIVVSSISDVVFDAMDAGAVDFLSKPDARTPNGFEIFINELIIKIRGAVNVNLSANLGQIPKSGSNRGMEKSINVRNKVIAIGASTGGTEAIYNLLKNLPKDIPGIIIVQHIPPVFSKMFADRLNLQTHFTVKEAQTGDTIEPGKVLIAPGDKHMKLKKAADKYIVETIQGNKVNGHCPSVDVLFESVAKVASKNAIGVILTGMGHDGAVGLMSMRRAGARTIGQDQKSSVVYGMPKVAFEIGAVEKQVAISNIPSVICDMLK; encoded by the coding sequence ATGAGATCAATTAGAGTTTTAATAGTTGATGACAGTATAGTATTTAGGGAAGCAATATCAAGAGGAATATCAACGGCACCTAATATAGAGGTTGTTGGAAAAGCGGTAGATCCCTATGATGCTAGAGATAAACTATTAGAATTAAATCCCGATGTTATGATTTGTGATGTACAAATGCCAAAATTAAATGGTGTAGAATTCATTAAAAGGCTTCTTCCTCAATATAAAATTCCAATAATAGTTGTAAGTTCTATAAGCGATGTAGTCTTCGATGCTATGGATGCAGGAGCAGTAGACTTTTTAAGTAAGCCTGATGCTAGAACTCCTAATGGATTTGAAATTTTTATTAATGAGTTAATAATCAAAATTAGAGGAGCAGTAAATGTAAATCTATCTGCTAATTTAGGGCAAATTCCAAAGAGTGGTAGTAATAGGGGAATGGAAAAGAGCATAAATGTTAGAAATAAAGTGATTGCTATAGGAGCATCGACTGGAGGAACAGAAGCTATCTATAACCTATTAAAAAATCTTCCCAAAGATATTCCGGGGATAATTATAGTACAACATATACCACCAGTATTTTCTAAGATGTTTGCAGATAGATTGAATTTGCAAACGCATTTTACTGTTAAAGAAGCTCAGACGGGAGATACCATTGAGCCAGGTAAAGTTTTGATAGCACCAGGAGATAAACATATGAAACTTAAGAAGGCTGCGGATAAGTACATTGTAGAAACTATTCAAGGTAATAAAGTTAATGGACATTGTCCATCTGTAGATGTGCTTTTCGAATCTGTGGCTAAGGTGGCGTCAAAAAATGCTATAGGAGTTATTCTAACAGGAATGGGGCATGATGGAGCAGTAGGGCTTATGTCAATGCGAAGAGCAGGGGCAAGAACTATAGGGCAGGATCAGAAATCCTCTGTTGTATATGGTATGCCAAAAGTTGCTTTTGAAATTGGAGCCGTTGAAAAGCAAGTGGCTATTTCAAATATACCTAGTGTTATTTGCGATATGTTAAAATAA
- a CDS encoding CheR family methyltransferase — translation MISITEKEFAQLSNYIKENYGINLREEKKMLVIGRLHNVLAEHNIEDFSQYYQYVVSDKSGKAVSTLLNKITTNHTYFMREKTHFDYLKEKVLPYLINSVRDKDLRIWSAGCSSGEEAYTIAMILSEFFKQEKLWWDKKILATDISEKVLSIAKNGIYHKEQIAPLPEMWKKIYLKKYDEENFVFSENIKNEIIYRKFNLMEDVFPFKKKFHVIFCRNVMIYFDNRTKNELIRKFYNSMEYGGYLFIGHSESLSGDTAGFKYIMPSVYRKE, via the coding sequence ATGATTTCAATTACGGAAAAAGAATTTGCTCAATTATCCAACTATATAAAAGAGAACTATGGGATTAATCTCAGGGAAGAAAAAAAAATGTTGGTAATTGGAAGGCTCCATAATGTGTTAGCAGAGCATAATATAGAAGATTTTTCTCAATATTATCAATATGTAGTTTCTGATAAGAGTGGAAAGGCAGTTAGTACACTGCTCAATAAAATTACAACAAATCATACATATTTTATGCGTGAGAAAACACATTTTGACTACTTGAAGGAGAAAGTACTTCCTTATTTGATTAATTCAGTAAGGGACAAAGATTTAAGAATATGGTCAGCTGGGTGTTCTTCTGGAGAAGAGGCATACACCATTGCTATGATATTAAGCGAATTCTTTAAACAAGAAAAGTTATGGTGGGATAAAAAAATACTAGCCACAGATATATCCGAAAAGGTATTGAGCATTGCTAAAAATGGAATATATCATAAAGAACAAATCGCACCCTTACCAGAGATGTGGAAGAAGATTTATTTAAAAAAATACGATGAGGAAAATTTCGTATTTTCAGAGAATATTAAAAATGAAATTATATATAGAAAATTTAATTTAATGGAGGATGTATTTCCATTTAAGAAAAAGTTCCATGTTATTTTCTGTAGAAATGTAATGATTTATTTTGATAATAGAACAAAGAATGAGCTAATCCGTAAATTTTATAACAGCATGGAGTACGGTGGATATCTTTTTATAGGGCATTCGGAATCACTAAGTGGTGATACAGCTGGATTTAAGTATATAATGCCATCTGTATATAGAAAGGAATAG